One Bacillus sp. 2205SS5-2 genomic window carries:
- a CDS encoding malate:quinone oxidoreductase yields the protein MSKIMNKTDVILIGAGVMSATLGALLNELAPEWEIKVFEKLANAGEESSNEWNNAGTGHSALCELNYTSEKSDGSIDISKAIKINEQFQLSRQFWSYLVNRNLIKNPQDFIMPIPHMSLVQGEKNVTFLRDRLEALSTNPLFQGMEFSDDVNKLKEWIPLIMEGRTSNEPIAATKIDSGTDVNFGALTRMLYDHLKSKNVEINYQHSVEDIKRTSDGSWEVKVNDIEGGKVEYHTAKFVFIGGGGGSLPLLQKTGIPESKQIGGFPVSGLFMVCNNPDVVEKHHAKVYGKAKVGAPPMSVPHLDTRYIDNKKSLLFGPFAGFSPKFLKTGSNLDLISTVKPNNLVTMLAAGVKEMGLTKYLIQQVLLSNEKRMEELREFIPSAKSEDWDIVVAGQRVQVIKDTDTGGKGTLQFGTEVVSAADGSIAALLGASPGASTAVHVMLELLEKCFPQHMKEWEAKITEMIPSYGVSLVENPDLFQEIHISTEKSLGLSRKETVYS from the coding sequence ATGAGCAAAATAATGAATAAAACAGACGTTATATTAATTGGTGCCGGAGTCATGAGTGCCACATTGGGTGCATTACTGAATGAATTAGCACCAGAATGGGAAATTAAAGTGTTTGAGAAACTCGCAAACGCAGGAGAAGAAAGCTCTAACGAATGGAATAATGCGGGTACGGGGCATTCTGCTCTATGCGAACTTAACTATACATCCGAAAAATCTGACGGATCAATTGACATTAGCAAAGCAATAAAAATTAATGAACAGTTTCAGCTATCAAGACAGTTTTGGTCGTATCTCGTAAACCGCAATCTAATTAAGAATCCACAGGACTTTATCATGCCAATACCTCATATGAGTTTAGTACAAGGGGAAAAAAACGTAACCTTTTTGCGGGATCGATTGGAAGCGCTGTCAACTAATCCGCTATTTCAAGGGATGGAATTCTCCGATGACGTTAACAAACTGAAGGAATGGATTCCACTTATCATGGAAGGTCGTACATCGAATGAACCCATAGCGGCAACAAAAATCGACTCGGGCACAGATGTCAATTTCGGGGCATTAACACGTATGTTATATGACCACTTAAAGAGTAAAAATGTTGAAATCAATTATCAGCATAGTGTAGAGGATATTAAACGTACAAGCGACGGCTCATGGGAAGTGAAAGTGAACGATATTGAAGGAGGGAAAGTCGAATACCATACGGCTAAATTCGTCTTTATTGGCGGTGGGGGTGGAAGTCTACCATTACTACAAAAAACAGGAATACCTGAGTCAAAACAGATTGGAGGGTTCCCTGTTAGTGGATTATTTATGGTTTGTAACAACCCTGATGTCGTGGAGAAGCATCATGCAAAAGTATACGGTAAAGCTAAAGTTGGTGCCCCTCCAATGTCGGTTCCGCATCTAGATACAAGGTATATCGACAATAAAAAATCATTGCTGTTCGGGCCGTTTGCGGGGTTTTCACCAAAATTCCTAAAAACGGGTTCAAATCTTGATTTAATTAGTACTGTCAAACCGAATAATCTTGTCACAATGTTGGCGGCAGGAGTGAAAGAAATGGGGTTGACAAAATACCTGATTCAACAAGTTTTGTTATCAAATGAAAAGCGAATGGAAGAATTACGCGAGTTCATTCCGAGCGCCAAAAGCGAGGATTGGGATATAGTGGTAGCTGGTCAACGTGTTCAAGTTATAAAGGATACGGACACCGGGGGGAAAGGAACACTACAGTTTGGTACAGAAGTGGTTAGTGCCGCTGATGGCTCGATAGCTGCATTACTCGGCGCTTCTCCAGGTGCTTCGACAGCCGTTCACGTTATGCTAGAGTTATTAGAAAAATGCTTCCCACAACATATGAAAGAGTGGGAGGCAAAAATAACTGAAATGATACCTTCATATGGTGTGTCACTAGTCGAAAACCCAGATCTGTTCCAAGAAATTCATATTTCAACAGAAAAGTCGCTTGGTCTGAGCCGAAAAGAAACGGTTTATAGTTAA
- a CDS encoding DUF2254 domain-containing protein: MRTFISVIKNSLWFVPSIYSFVGLILAIITIAVDTYFINELTDVVPNLFFTRVDLASTILATLSSALLTMTTFTFSIIMIVLTTYSSQFSPRALPNFMTERTTMRMLGVFLGGFLYSICSLLFMRSGTEDELVISAVIGVFLTIICLVFFIHFIHHIGRSIQVDFLIEKLTKESLQTSKDIQEKMKNLQFTITKQYDQVYLYKKSFFSSETVYFQHLDIDKLRLYAKENKLFIEMHQKIGEFLTSHSQVFTIHTRDEPITDDMVLQVYDFLTLSHNRSTSQDISFSIQKLVEIALRATSPAINDPFTAKHCIRNIGMVLGEFAPLLEGDLLFQDEEEYTLLLPFETMRNLLYFSFNQFQMTTRDDLSVLGAILDALITTAHKSSHENKQVIWSYYSYVTYNVAPLDRLHELDQEFLMIKKKMLFDATR, translated from the coding sequence ATGAGAACATTCATTTCAGTGATAAAAAATAGTTTATGGTTTGTGCCGAGTATATACAGTTTTGTTGGACTTATCTTAGCAATAATCACGATAGCGGTTGATACCTATTTCATCAATGAGTTAACCGACGTGGTCCCAAATCTATTCTTTACGAGAGTGGATCTCGCCAGCACAATCCTCGCAACTTTGTCTTCAGCGTTGCTAACAATGACGACGTTTACGTTTTCGATTATTATGATTGTTCTAACCACTTATTCGTCACAATTTTCCCCTCGAGCTCTACCAAACTTTATGACGGAACGAACGACAATGAGAATGCTCGGTGTTTTTTTAGGAGGGTTTCTTTACTCAATTTGTAGCTTATTATTTATGCGAAGTGGAACTGAGGATGAGTTAGTCATTTCAGCAGTTATTGGCGTTTTTCTCACTATTATCTGTCTCGTCTTTTTCATTCATTTCATCCATCACATCGGCCGTTCGATCCAGGTTGATTTCTTAATTGAGAAACTAACGAAGGAATCCTTACAAACAAGTAAGGATATACAGGAGAAAATGAAAAATCTTCAATTTACGATTACGAAGCAATACGATCAGGTTTATCTTTATAAAAAATCATTCTTTAGTTCAGAAACAGTATATTTTCAACATTTGGACATTGATAAACTCCGTCTGTATGCAAAGGAAAACAAGTTATTCATCGAGATGCATCAAAAGATTGGGGAGTTCTTAACAAGTCATTCTCAAGTGTTTACGATTCACACAAGGGACGAACCGATAACAGATGACATGGTGTTACAGGTATATGATTTTTTAACACTTAGTCATAACCGTAGTACGTCCCAAGACATCTCTTTTTCTATTCAAAAATTAGTAGAGATTGCTTTGCGTGCAACGTCTCCGGCCATTAATGACCCCTTTACAGCTAAGCATTGCATTCGAAATATTGGAATGGTGTTAGGGGAATTTGCTCCGTTGCTGGAGGGGGATTTATTATTTCAGGATGAAGAGGAATATACTCTCCTTCTTCCGTTTGAAACGATGAGGAATTTGCTCTATTTTAGCTTTAATCAATTTCAAATGACGACTCGAGATGATTTATCCGTACTAGGGGCGATTCTAGACGCATTAATCACAACAGCACATAAAAGTTCTCATGAAAACAAGCAAGTAATCTGGTCTTATTATAGCTATGTGACATATAATGTTGCCCCTCTCGATCGATTACATGAACTTGACCAAGAATTCTTAATGATTAAGAAGAAAATGCTCTTTGACGCCACACGATGA
- a CDS encoding type II toxin-antitoxin system SpoIISA family toxin: MNVTWYSIVILFIILMGIAFSIGLYIWSREYYLRHRVAIRKIYYGLVISMSYLLWVFGAFPEVGGKLEYLIALVVSVVIIDLFIFQTPDITKFMSNELKQEGLVESINKNRGTFIELSEKLIKVNQMMPKSETLWQVDEFDFTPEKYEEFVLAYLRNFTSSFHLDVFSYRVESSVEEQVFKDNVQRAYEKIRTDHVWTLRGVGMRKSQVIHTLLDGENVEIIEKDGSYVLFPYFGEYFNIIFVISAKQGNEVTGADASLLLNLLYTFDMWLLSREDELLEDTEQVETIDPNEEDRSTEGNVL; encoded by the coding sequence TTGAATGTAACATGGTATTCGATTGTCATTTTGTTTATTATTCTAATGGGAATCGCCTTTAGCATCGGACTATACATATGGAGCAGAGAATACTATTTAAGACACAGAGTCGCAATTCGAAAAATCTATTACGGTTTAGTCATATCCATGTCTTATTTGCTCTGGGTATTCGGAGCCTTCCCAGAGGTAGGTGGAAAACTCGAGTATTTAATTGCACTTGTAGTAAGTGTAGTCATTATTGATTTATTTATTTTTCAGACGCCAGACATTACTAAATTCATGTCTAATGAACTCAAGCAAGAAGGTCTAGTGGAGAGCATTAATAAAAATAGAGGAACCTTTATAGAGCTGAGTGAAAAGCTGATTAAAGTCAATCAAATGATGCCAAAAAGTGAAACGCTCTGGCAAGTGGATGAATTTGATTTTACCCCTGAAAAGTATGAAGAGTTTGTTCTAGCTTATTTGCGGAATTTTACCTCTTCATTCCATTTAGATGTATTTTCTTATCGGGTTGAATCGTCTGTTGAAGAACAGGTGTTTAAAGACAACGTTCAACGGGCCTACGAAAAAATACGCACCGATCATGTTTGGACACTTCGAGGAGTCGGGATGCGAAAAAGCCAAGTAATCCATACTCTCCTTGATGGAGAAAATGTTGAAATCATCGAGAAAGATGGCTCCTATGTCTTATTCCCTTATTTTGGAGAGTATTTTAATATCATCTTCGTCATCTCAGCTAAACAGGGCAACGAGGTAACTGGAGCAGATGCTTCTTTATTACTCAATTTGCTTTATACATTTGATATGTGGCTACTTTCTAGAGAAGACGAGTTGCTTGAAGACACAGAGCAAGTAGAAACAATCGATCCGAACGAGGAAGATAGAAGTACAGAGGGAAATGTGCTATGA
- a CDS encoding histidine phosphatase family protein: MIYVLRHGQTDLNKERRMQGRHGLPLNEFGRQQAERLRDKLKTIKFDLVFTSPQVRAIQTAEIVTGMKAIVDPRLDVFDIGEADGLKISEVKMNGVLPDTCVYKGVEDARFFLERVFHFMSELDAIKREK, translated from the coding sequence ATGATTTATGTGCTGAGACACGGACAAACCGATCTAAACAAAGAAAGAAGAATGCAAGGACGACATGGTTTACCATTAAACGAGTTTGGACGGCAACAAGCGGAAAGATTAAGAGACAAGCTGAAAACGATTAAATTTGACCTGGTTTTCACCTCTCCCCAAGTGAGAGCCATCCAAACGGCAGAAATTGTTACGGGAATGAAGGCAATAGTTGACCCGCGACTTGATGTTTTTGATATTGGTGAAGCAGACGGGTTAAAAATAAGTGAGGTCAAAATGAATGGTGTTTTGCCCGATACATGTGTTTATAAGGGTGTTGAGGATGCCCGTTTTTTTCTTGAAAGAGTCTTTCATTTTATGAGCGAGTTAGACGCTATAAAGAGAGAGAAATAA
- a CDS encoding ATP-grasp domain-containing protein, giving the protein MELDQLEVQKTTKKVEQKGKTKPYLTALIGWSLPAIEASVKLNRPFVVVGPPDFESYAKKHDIAFIGWDFDRLNEGSDHLYKQLKELGAELAIPLYEECVEWAGALNSRFRDEPRIFNRSLLLRDKGMMKRKAQIAGIKVGVFEEARDKEDVRRFLKRVNEALLKIEGDKNDPIHVKPLDKAGSVGHRSIERQEDIDELTESDFPLLMESHLDGQEFSCEVFIHKGEIQFLNITEYVRLGYSNFVPPSPSLEAKRPLIRKAIEKLIAAFEIEYGVIHPEYFITSDETLHFGEVAARVPGGHIFDLIERAYGFNAYQAQILCSDPNTTEEELRDFFPVLGEKTENHAGCLMVHPHVNYVEKLEVPDELENHDYFEKHDMFSPPQGKVAERIGFGSHYGTIFFYGDDSEVMRDLMKKYEQFNFYL; this is encoded by the coding sequence ATGGAATTAGATCAACTTGAAGTTCAAAAAACTACAAAAAAAGTGGAACAAAAAGGAAAAACGAAACCTTACTTAACGGCCTTAATTGGCTGGAGTCTCCCAGCAATTGAGGCCAGCGTAAAATTAAATCGCCCTTTTGTCGTTGTTGGACCTCCGGACTTTGAATCCTATGCAAAAAAGCATGATATTGCTTTTATTGGCTGGGATTTCGATCGATTAAATGAAGGCTCTGATCACTTGTATAAACAATTAAAAGAGCTAGGGGCAGAACTTGCTATCCCTCTATATGAAGAATGTGTGGAATGGGCTGGAGCATTAAATTCACGATTTCGGGATGAGCCAAGAATCTTCAACCGCTCTCTTCTTTTGAGAGATAAAGGGATGATGAAACGAAAAGCTCAAATCGCAGGAATTAAAGTAGGGGTTTTTGAGGAAGCTCGAGACAAGGAAGATGTTAGAAGATTTTTAAAACGTGTGAACGAGGCGTTATTAAAAATCGAAGGTGATAAAAATGATCCGATACATGTTAAACCACTTGATAAAGCGGGCTCGGTTGGTCATCGATCGATTGAGCGACAAGAAGATATTGACGAGTTAACAGAATCTGATTTTCCACTATTAATGGAAAGTCATTTAGATGGACAGGAATTTTCATGTGAGGTTTTCATTCATAAGGGTGAAATTCAATTTCTCAATATTACGGAGTATGTTCGCTTAGGGTATTCGAATTTCGTACCACCTTCACCTTCATTAGAAGCGAAACGACCCCTAATTAGGAAAGCTATCGAAAAACTCATTGCGGCATTTGAAATAGAATACGGTGTTATTCACCCTGAATACTTCATCACATCAGATGAAACACTTCATTTTGGAGAAGTCGCTGCACGTGTGCCGGGTGGACATATTTTTGACTTAATTGAACGTGCCTACGGTTTTAATGCGTATCAAGCTCAAATTTTATGTAGCGATCCGAACACTACTGAAGAAGAACTTCGTGATTTCTTTCCTGTACTGGGAGAAAAAACTGAAAACCATGCAGGTTGTTTAATGGTTCATCCTCACGTCAATTACGTAGAAAAGCTTGAAGTACCAGATGAGCTTGAGAATCATGACTATTTTGAAAAGCATGATATGTTTAGCCCACCACAAGGAAAAGTCGCTGAGCGGATTGGATTTGGGAGTCATTATGGAACCATCTTCTTCTACGGGGATGATAGCGAAGTCATGAGAGATTTAATGAAAAAGTATGAACAATTTAATTTTTACCTCTAG
- the brnQ gene encoding branched-chain amino acid transport system II carrier protein yields MNTQKLSRSEILTIGFMLFALFLGAGNMIFPPFLGQEAGTNVWTSIAGFLITGVGLPLLGVIAIAKSGGDLQVLASRVHPLFGLIFTLIIYLAIGPFFGMPRTGTVAFEIGATPFLSEKTISSGFALFFFTVLFFALTVWLSMNPSKLVNRIGKFLTPAILIILSLLVVKSIVSPMGNPQNPSTTYLREPLIKGFIEGYLTMDTIGALVFGIVVINSIQAKGVHSRTMITKICVTAGIIAAIGLTLVYLSLAYIGASGVEAIGVQENGGAILSSVAHHLFGSMGAVILGIVITLACLTTSVGLVSASAQFFNKILPNVSYPIFVIVLSSFSMIVANIGLTQLISVSIPILIMIYPLAIVLILLSFIHNGFNGYRSVYLGALIPTFFISLIDGLKAAGLNVTIFAETLSGLPLFDQGVGWFVPAIIGAVVGYGIAISLGEVRKPVIHE; encoded by the coding sequence ATGAACACACAAAAACTATCTAGAAGCGAAATACTAACGATTGGATTTATGTTATTTGCACTATTTTTGGGCGCAGGGAACATGATATTCCCTCCGTTTTTGGGTCAGGAAGCAGGAACGAACGTTTGGACCTCGATAGCAGGATTTTTAATCACGGGAGTAGGATTACCTTTACTGGGGGTTATCGCAATTGCGAAGTCAGGCGGTGATTTACAAGTTCTGGCCAGTCGAGTTCATCCCCTCTTCGGCCTAATTTTTACGCTCATCATCTATTTAGCAATTGGACCATTTTTTGGAATGCCTCGAACAGGAACGGTCGCTTTTGAAATTGGGGCAACTCCTTTTTTGAGTGAAAAAACTATCAGTAGTGGGTTTGCGTTGTTCTTCTTTACGGTCTTGTTTTTTGCTCTAACGGTTTGGTTATCCATGAATCCATCCAAACTTGTGAATCGAATTGGAAAATTTTTAACTCCAGCGATATTAATTATCTTGTCACTATTGGTAGTTAAGAGCATCGTTTCACCGATGGGCAACCCTCAAAACCCATCCACAACTTATCTTCGAGAACCGCTAATTAAAGGGTTTATTGAAGGGTATTTAACAATGGATACGATTGGGGCGCTTGTTTTTGGAATTGTCGTGATTAACTCGATCCAAGCAAAAGGGGTTCACTCTCGGACCATGATTACAAAAATTTGCGTTACAGCCGGTATTATTGCTGCCATTGGATTAACACTGGTTTATCTTTCATTAGCTTATATAGGTGCAAGTGGTGTAGAGGCGATTGGTGTACAAGAAAATGGTGGAGCGATTTTATCTTCTGTAGCCCATCACTTGTTTGGTTCGATGGGGGCCGTTATTTTAGGAATTGTGATAACATTAGCTTGTTTGACAACGTCGGTAGGATTGGTCTCAGCAAGTGCACAATTTTTCAATAAAATATTACCGAATGTATCTTACCCTATTTTCGTAATCGTCTTATCCAGCTTTAGTATGATCGTGGCCAATATCGGCTTAACCCAATTAATTTCTGTGTCGATTCCAATTTTAATTATGATTTACCCTTTGGCTATTGTGCTGATTCTTCTTTCTTTTATTCATAATGGCTTTAACGGATATCGATCAGTCTACCTAGGCGCACTTATTCCTACCTTTTTCATCAGTCTCATTGATGGATTGAAGGCTGCCGGATTGAATGTCACCATCTTTGCTGAGACTCTTTCCGGTTTGCCTTTATTTGATCAAGGAGTTGGTTGGTTTGTTCCTGCCATTATTGGTGCAGTTGTTGGCTACGGAATAGCCATCTCATTAGGAGAAGTACGAAAGCCAGTTATTCATGAATAA
- a CDS encoding GNAT family N-acetyltransferase — translation MNIRKAEDEDGRMIIQWLTTKQDCEFVTGKTLFSLENYQSWFDSQDQVGFMLLEKNKPVAYGEIWVDEEEQDLELAHLVVDPCFRNKGVGKKLVQFLLQECASYSYPTIYMRVTPENDRALSCYLGVGFVEDESMRPLFNSKWIWLKKRNG, via the coding sequence GTGAACATTCGAAAAGCTGAAGACGAAGACGGGAGAATGATAATTCAGTGGTTAACAACAAAGCAAGATTGTGAATTTGTCACAGGAAAAACTTTATTCTCACTGGAAAACTATCAAAGTTGGTTTGATTCTCAAGATCAAGTCGGATTTATGTTGTTGGAGAAGAACAAGCCTGTTGCTTATGGCGAAATTTGGGTCGATGAAGAAGAACAGGATTTAGAATTAGCTCACTTAGTAGTTGATCCTTGTTTCCGCAATAAAGGAGTTGGAAAGAAGCTTGTTCAATTTCTGTTACAGGAGTGTGCTTCGTACTCCTATCCTACCATTTATATGAGAGTCACTCCCGAAAACGACCGAGCTTTGTCATGCTATTTAGGAGTAGGATTTGTAGAAGATGAGTCGATGCGCCCTCTTTTTAACTCCAAATGGATATGGTTGAAGAAAAGAAATGGATAG
- a CDS encoding quinone oxidoreductase family protein, with amino-acid sequence MKAIQFSQYGGPEVLQVVEMEKPKPSAYDVVIEVQAVGVNYADTARREGQYVVKTSLPFIPGAEVAGVVVEVGEEVKHIKPGARIVTLMESGGYAEYALADARAVIPLPHGFDFQLAVALPLQGLSAYHILKTMGRIEEGETVLVHAAAGGVGTLAVQLAKILGAGKVIATASTDEKLALAADMGADVCINYSNDGWEEKVLKATDGKGVDIALEMVGGDVFHNTLTCLAPFGRLVIFGVASGEQSRFFPSSLMKKNQSVIGFFLPQIMRNPAVVQQSLQELFSYVADGRLKLTIGEVFSLEDAAKVHERLQGRQTKGKVILVPQF; translated from the coding sequence ATGAAAGCCATTCAATTTTCTCAATACGGTGGACCAGAAGTATTACAAGTTGTCGAAATGGAAAAGCCAAAGCCATCAGCATATGATGTGGTGATAGAAGTACAAGCAGTAGGCGTTAATTATGCTGATACTGCAAGGAGAGAAGGACAATATGTGGTGAAGACATCCTTGCCATTTATTCCAGGTGCAGAAGTGGCTGGTGTTGTGGTTGAAGTGGGCGAGGAGGTAAAACATATTAAACCTGGAGCAAGAATCGTCACTCTGATGGAGTCAGGTGGGTATGCGGAATATGCGCTTGCCGATGCTAGAGCGGTCATACCCTTACCTCATGGTTTTGACTTCCAACTTGCGGTTGCGTTACCTCTTCAAGGACTAAGTGCCTATCATATACTGAAAACAATGGGAAGAATTGAAGAGGGCGAAACCGTATTAGTCCATGCTGCGGCGGGTGGTGTGGGAACTCTAGCGGTACAATTAGCAAAAATACTTGGAGCTGGGAAGGTCATTGCGACGGCAAGTACTGATGAAAAATTAGCCTTAGCTGCTGACATGGGAGCCGATGTGTGTATAAATTATTCGAACGATGGATGGGAAGAGAAGGTGTTGAAAGCAACGGATGGCAAGGGGGTAGATATTGCTTTAGAAATGGTGGGAGGAGATGTGTTTCATAACACATTAACCTGCTTAGCTCCATTTGGTAGGCTCGTCATTTTCGGCGTTGCAAGCGGAGAACAAAGTCGCTTCTTTCCTTCCTCTTTAATGAAAAAAAACCAAAGTGTAATCGGCTTTTTCTTACCACAAATTATGCGCAATCCGGCAGTTGTTCAGCAGAGTCTTCAAGAACTATTTTCGTATGTAGCAGATGGTCGTTTGAAATTAACAATTGGTGAGGTCTTTTCCTTAGAAGACGCAGCAAAGGTTCATGAACGACTTCAAGGACGACAAACAAAAGGAAAAGTGATACTAGTACCTCAATTCTAA